In Chloroflexota bacterium, the following proteins share a genomic window:
- a CDS encoding DUF2220 domain-containing protein, producing MLNLNKTSNSILQQLLDQHEQPERQRVNRVQIKAAKFSRYFDDKQIDERQQTNSYLVELAKNQIIKLHWRKWDEGNWLEAVDLLDASALYRLLKRQPLAEQQQALRTLLAEYVSAQGWLADWLVWLEQQLIQRRSIQPLDLTDPTWNRDVLRAIYGLTQQEIPILERLFSVGWLGQSKRFSELEGAVLRILRQFAPQAKQFGDDDRALLQAFNLEKVPEYVLLAGDLHLELNGNRLELGAFRPSLGLPSSMLRQAQVLDSACAEIITIENLTSFHSMLVRQPQALLIYTGGFASPSLCQFLGKLAQALPDLAWYHWGDYDVGGLRILAHLRQHVAQIRLWQPDPAIFQRIANATQPLNQKERQSLTELQQHPLLRDCQALIAAMLAQNIKLEQEQLDLLGH from the coding sequence ATGCTGAATCTGAACAAAACTAGCAATTCAATTTTGCAGCAATTGCTTGATCAACACGAACAACCTGAGCGTCAACGGGTCAATCGGGTGCAGATTAAAGCGGCCAAATTTTCGCGTTATTTTGATGATAAACAGATTGACGAACGTCAACAAACGAATAGCTACTTGGTTGAGCTAGCAAAAAATCAGATCATCAAGTTGCATTGGCGCAAATGGGATGAAGGCAATTGGCTTGAAGCAGTTGATTTGCTCGATGCGTCGGCGCTGTATCGTTTGCTGAAACGTCAACCCTTGGCTGAGCAACAACAGGCTTTGCGTACATTATTGGCTGAATATGTGTCAGCGCAGGGCTGGCTGGCTGATTGGTTGGTGTGGCTCGAACAGCAATTAATCCAACGGCGCTCGATCCAACCGCTTGATTTAACCGACCCCACTTGGAATCGTGATGTGTTACGGGCGATTTATGGCCTGACTCAACAAGAAATTCCAATTTTAGAGCGTTTATTTAGCGTAGGTTGGTTGGGCCAGAGCAAACGATTCAGTGAGCTAGAAGGCGCAGTTTTGCGAATTTTGCGCCAATTTGCGCCGCAAGCCAAGCAGTTTGGTGACGATGATCGGGCTTTGCTGCAAGCCTTTAATCTCGAAAAAGTGCCAGAATATGTGCTGCTTGCAGGCGATTTACATTTGGAATTGAATGGAAATCGGCTGGAATTAGGCGCATTTCGGCCAAGTTTGGGCTTGCCTAGCTCGATGTTGCGTCAAGCTCAGGTGCTGGATTCAGCCTGCGCTGAAATTATTACGATTGAAAATTTGACCAGCTTTCACAGCATGCTTGTTCGCCAACCACAGGCGTTGTTGATCTATACGGGTGGCTTTGCTAGCCCAAGCCTCTGTCAATTTTTGGGCAAACTAGCCCAAGCCTTGCCTGATTTAGCGTGGTATCACTGGGGCGATTACGATGTAGGTGGTTTGCGAATTTTGGCGCATCTACGCCAGCATGTTGCCCAAATTCGGCTGTGGCAGCCTGATCCAGCGATTTTTCAACGCATCGCCAATGCTACTCAACCCCTCAATCAAAAAGAACGCCAAAGCCTCACCGAACTCCAACAACACCCATTGCTCCGCGATTGCCAAGCCTTGATTGCGGCAATGCTGGCACAGAATATTAAACTTGAACAAGAGCAACTTGATCTTTTGGGGCACTAA